A window of the Miscanthus floridulus cultivar M001 chromosome 14, ASM1932011v1, whole genome shotgun sequence genome harbors these coding sequences:
- the LOC136503464 gene encoding uncharacterized protein, which yields MLARVQIHNGMYRLRLRARPDLEAGQQRQIEMVSSGERGGRTESTSPPVDPSQPQQQQPVPIPRVRGLLRRATCHLFTPQTVPIGPYHVQEGSYLFQSTGVKDKAVQHITETQRVVREDLKAVLSNLVNEKVRPCYTHLPEDSMSSEAFSSMLLLDGCYLLCRFIKFQGPTETGGGGAGSSSGVGSSRNGGASGSNGGGGSGGCSSNGGGGDGGSSNGSGAGSSSRGGDVGGDIAADPMILDKDNTSVRDILYLLDNQIPLFVLEAILNYIRGTTNLNYAPELIYGVVKYVLQKQHYISKNRQPVQSPPSDLLHLVYSYFRPGPRDVGSEQAGSLTGTGRWRRATDYRKYADMQFRPRKFQEGQQWTILDMDIEGDTLYIPFLQVNNDTWTILRNLMALEEQEEKRPVTAYCLFMSQVACTAEDVQLLQVAGILEHFMPNDKEAAKGFAYLCDGVAMEIDNLDRNYLKPLWHDLHKRCSVRFYNFKGFFRDKYCSTVFYRLVFCVAMLVFVSEVTQAIYAVIAYHNPRRS from the coding sequence GTACCGCCTCCGGCTCCGTGCCCGACCCGACCTGGAGGCCGGGCAGCAGCGGCAGATAGAGATGGTGTCGTCCGGAGAAAGAGGTGGACGAACTGAGTCGACTTCACCGCCGGTGGATCCATCACAACCCCAACAACAACAGCCGGTGCCGATCCCCCGGGTCCGTGGGCTGCTGCGTCGCGCCACCTGCCACCTATTCACGCCACAGACCGTGCCGATCGGCCCTTACCATGTTCAAGAAGGTTCTTATTTGTTCCAGTCCACGGGAGTGAAGGATAAAGCCGTCCAACATATTACAGAAACACAAAGAGTTGTTCGTGAGGATCTCAAGGCGGTGCTGAGTAATCTGGTGAATGAAAAAGTGAGGCCGTGCTACACCCATCTGCCCGAGGACAGCATGAGTTCCGAAGCGTTCTCCAGTATGCTGTTGCTTGATGGCTGCTATCTGCTATGCCGCTTTATAAAGTTTCAAGGGCCAACAGAAACAGGTGGCGGCGGTGCTGGCAGTAGCAGCGGCGTTGGCAGTAGCAGAAATGGTGGTGCCAGCGGTAGcaatggtggtggtggcagtggtggtTGCAGCAGcaatggtggcggtggtgacggcgGCAGTAGCAATGGCAGTGGCGCTGGCAGTAGCAGCCGTGGAGGTGATGTTGGCGGTGACATTGCCGCCGACCCAATGATATTAGACAAAGACAACACATCGGTGAGGGACATCCTGTATCTTCTTGACAACCAGATACCTCTCTTTGTCCTCGAGGCGATCCTGAACTACATCAGAGGAACAACAAACCTAAATTACGCCCCTGAGCTCATATACGGAGTTGTCAAGTACGTGCTGCAGAAACAGCACTACATCAGCAAGAATAGGCAGCCGGTGCAGTCCCCGCCTTCAGACCTGCTGCATCTGGTGTACTCCTACTTCCGGCCAGGGCCACGGGATGTGGGGTCAGAGCAAGCAGGTTCTCTCACGGGTACGGGCCGGTGGCGCCGGGCGACGGACTACCGCAAATACGCTGACATGCAGTTCAGGCCCCGGAAGTTCCAGGAAGGCCAACAGTGGACCATCCTGGACATGGACATCGAAGGAGACACGCTATATATTCCTTTCCTGCAGGTCAACAACGACACATGGACGATACTGCGCAACCTAATGGCTCTGGAGGAGCAGGAAGAAAAGAGACCCGTCACGGCGTACTGCCTCTTCATGTCGCAGGTGGCGTGCACGGCGGAGGACGTCCAGCTGCTGCAGGTGGCCGGGATCCTGGAACATTTCATGCCCAACGACAAGGAGGCCGCAAAAGGCTTCGCCTACCTCTGCGACGGGGTGGCCATGGAAATCGACAACTTGGATCGCAATTATCTCAAGCCCCTGTGGCATGACCTGCACAAGCGCTGCAGCGTGCGGTTCTACAACTTCAAGGGATTCTTCCGCGACAAGTACTGCAGCACCGTGTTCTACCGCCTCGTATTCTGTGTTGCCATGCTCGTCTTCGTCTCCGAGGTGACACAGGCGATCTATGCAGTCATTGCCTACCACAATCCCAGACGCAGCTAG